Within the Pirellulales bacterium genome, the region GAGCACGCGGGCTCACGCGATGATCTCTTTCATCGGCTCGCCGTAATCAATCTCCAGCCGCTTGTGGCCCGGCACTTCCAGCCGCCGGGCGTCGAGACCGAGCTGCGGGGCGGAGCGATTAACCGCCGTCGATGCTCTTCGGGCGGCGCTTCGCTTTCACTTTCCTACTAGCTTTCGCATTTCGGTCTTGGCCGAATTCTTTCCACAATTCGTCACGCGATATCCCTCGGCCCTCGCGGATGGACTGCCGTGACTTGGCGAGAATCGCTTGCAATCGCGGTGAGTTTGCCATTAAGACCCGCTCGATCTCATCGTCGTCCTCGATTCCCACTAGGACGGCGACTGGCTTGCCATTGCGTGTCACTACGACTGGCGCGGATTCACAGGCCTTAACGAATGCGCTAAATTGCGACTTCACCTCGCCCATCGAAGCAGTCTTCATAGTTCAATCTCCTCTCCGCCAACGATTAGGCGATTTCTCCGTTTCTCGCCAATGGCCAAAACGTGGACCGTGCGCTCTTCCTCATCGACGCCGTAAAGCACACGGAAACGGTTTTGCGGTCCAAGGCGAATTTCCCAGTGCGCCGAAAATGCTGCCGGGGTCCGCAAGGGTTTGCGATTCCGGGTTTCGACATTCGGTTCGAATTCGAGTTGTTCATCGATCGTCTGTAAGATCAGCGCGTGATACTTGGCATCGATGGCCTTGAGATGCGCGCGGATCTCATGGCCAAATTTCAACTCATAAGGCGGCTTCGCCATACTCTATTGATTCTGGCTGTAACTCGCCGTTCGTCAAGGCTGGCATCTCCCCCATGACAGGCGAAACAGCGTTCTTTAAGTAGGGTGCATAATCCGCTCTAACCGTTTTGCTTGCCGACACCGTCAGAGCCGCTACGGAGCTGCCCGGCAGGGCGACGATTTTTGCCTTTCTGCCCGGTGGCCGTGTCGCCCAGATCGTCGCGCGCCCGGTCGGCCAACGCCTTCAGCCGGCGGACTTCTTCGGGATGCTCGGCAGCGACGTTCTTGGTTTCGCCCGGATCGCTCTCAAGGTCGAACAACGACAGCTCGATGCGTCGCTGCTCGTACTTCGCGGGCAGGCCGCCGTGGCCGCCGCCGGCCGCAAGACTGCGGTAGGCGTGAGGCAGGTGCAGCTTCCAGCGACCGCTGCGGACGCCTTGTAGCTCGCCGCCCCAGTAGAAATAGAGCGCGTCGTGCGGACTCTTGGCGCCGGGCTGTGCCGAAATCAGCGGCCAGATGTCCAAGCCATCGATGATGCGATCGTCGGGTACGCTCGCGCCGGCCAGCCGGGCCAGCGTGGGCAGCAGGTCGATGGTCATGGCCGGTTCGCGGCAAACGGTGCCGGCGGGAATCTTGCCCGGCCACCGCATCAAGCACGGCTCGCGCACGCCGCCGTCGAACGAGGTGCCTTTGCCCTCGCGCAAGGGGCCGGCCGAACCGGCATGGTCGCCGTAGCTCAGCCACGGGCCGTTGTCGGACGTGAAGATCACCAGCGTCCGCTCGTCGAGTTTCAGACGCGCCAGCGTTTCCAGCACCCGCCCCACCGACCAGTCGACCTCCTCGATCACGTCGCCAAACAGCCCGCGCGGCGTCTTGCCGCGGAACTTGTCGGAAACGAAGAGCGGCACGTGCGGCATGTTGTGAGCCAGGTAGACGAAGAACGGCCGCTCGCGATGCCGCTCGATAAAGCGCACCGCGTGCTCGGCGTACCAGGTGGTGAGCCGGCTCTGGTCGGGATTGAGCTCGATCGGCTTTTCGCCTTCGATGAGCGGCAGGTCGGGGAAGGCCCTCGTTTCGGGATGCTTGGGCCACATATCGTTCGAGTAGGGCAGCCCGAAGTATTCGTCAAAGCCGTGCCGCGTGGGCAGAAACTGCGGATGATGGCCGAGATGCCACTTGCCGTAGATGGCCGTCGCGTAGCCGCGGCCCTTGAGCAGCTCGGCCAGGGTCGTCTCGTCGTCGTTGATGCCGTGCCGGTCTTTCGGCCCCAGCGCGCCAAGGATGCCGACGCGGTTCGAGTAGCAGCCGGTCAACAGCGCCGCCCGCGATGCCGAGCAGACCGCCTGAGCCACATAGAAATCGGTGAAGCGAACGCCTTCTTTTGCCAGCCGGTCGAGGTTGGGCGTGCGGTAGCCTTGTGCCCCATAACAACCGAGGTCGCCGTAGCCAAGATCGTCGGCGAAGACGAGCACGATATTGGGCGGCGCCGCGTCGTCGGCAAACGCCGGCACGCACCAAAAGACAACGGCCGTAAACGCGGCGATCGCATGGATCATCGTCATTAGGTCACCTCCGCTGGCTGGGTTGGATATTCGCTGGGGACGTATAGCGATTCATCTCTGATTGCCGCCTATACTTCAGGCGGCCGAGAATGAAACATTCGCGGTGGCTGGGGCAGAGCTTGGCCAGGTGGAAGGTGGCACGATGTTCGTCTCGGCGGCCAAGCGATGCCCCGGTTGGGTAATGGCCTATTCCTGTGTGGCTGGCGCACTGAGGTCATGTATCACAACGCCCTCGGCCCACCCATCAGCTGTCATCGTTCGCTTTTGCCAGGATGCGCCGGTAAAGAACGCAGCCACGACGAGCATGGCCACGAACAACCACTTCAAGCTGAACTGAAAACGGCTGCGCATGAGGGTATTATCCAGCTTTGCCCTGTCGGCTACAATGTCGGCATTGCCCCTGTGGTGGAACTAGGCAGACACGCTGGGCTGATTGCGGCTTTCTCGCGAGAGCCTCAATCAGCCCCAGTGCCGCAAGGCGTGCGGGTTCGATTCCCGCCGGGGGTACTCAAAGCCTTATTCCAGCCTCCGCCAGAAAGTCTATGGGGCTGGCCCACCCGACTTTGAGCGCGTTGCAGACGTCTGGTATTTTGGGCGGCTTGCTGGCCCGTCGATTGGGCGCCGACACTTCGTCTGTCACAACGATTGCGCCACGCGACATGGCTTCGGCGATAACCCAGGGGTCCGAGGCATTCGCGTGGCCACTTTCAGCCGCGAAATTCGGGAAGTGGCCCATTATGTGTTGCATGTTCGCTATGACCTGATCGTCTGGCTCGAAAAAGAACTGCTTTCGTTGCGTTGCCCAGACGAGCAGAGGGTCTCGTTGCTTCTTTAGGTCGTCAAACACTTCTCTGCACGAGAAGACATTTCCAGCATAAAGAAGCTTGTCAATTTCTTCCCAAAGCGTCGGGAATA harbors:
- a CDS encoding type II toxin-antitoxin system Phd/YefM family antitoxin; this translates as MKTASMGEVKSQFSAFVKACESAPVVVTRNGKPVAVLVGIEDDDEIERVLMANSPRLQAILAKSRQSIREGRGISRDELWKEFGQDRNAKASRKVKAKRRPKSIDGG
- a CDS encoding type II toxin-antitoxin system RelE/ParE family toxin, with product MAKPPYELKFGHEIRAHLKAIDAKYHALILQTIDEQLEFEPNVETRNRKPLRTPAAFSAHWEIRLGPQNRFRVLYGVDEEERTVHVLAIGEKRRNRLIVGGEEIEL
- a CDS encoding sulfatase, which encodes MTMIHAIAAFTAVVFWCVPAFADDAAPPNIVLVFADDLGYGDLGCYGAQGYRTPNLDRLAKEGVRFTDFYVAQAVCSASRAALLTGCYSNRVGILGALGPKDRHGINDDETTLAELLKGRGYATAIYGKWHLGHHPQFLPTRHGFDEYFGLPYSNDMWPKHPETRAFPDLPLIEGEKPIELNPDQSRLTTWYAEHAVRFIERHRERPFFVYLAHNMPHVPLFVSDKFRGKTPRGLFGDVIEEVDWSVGRVLETLARLKLDERTLVIFTSDNGPWLSYGDHAGSAGPLREGKGTSFDGGVREPCLMRWPGKIPAGTVCREPAMTIDLLPTLARLAGASVPDDRIIDGLDIWPLISAQPGAKSPHDALYFYWGGELQGVRSGRWKLHLPHAYRSLAAGGGHGGLPAKYEQRRIELSLFDLESDPGETKNVAAEHPEEVRRLKALADRARDDLGDTATGQKGKNRRPAGQLRSGSDGVGKQNG
- a CDS encoding DUF4411 family protein; the protein is MIATLFCLDTSFLNNGWWKRYRRDVFPTLWEEIDKLLYAGNVFSCREVFDDLKKQRDPLLVWATQRKQFFFEPDDQVIANMQHIMGHFPNFAAESGHANASDPWVIAEAMSRGAIVVTDEVSAPNRRASKPPKIPDVCNALKVGWASPIDFLAEAGIRL